One Pyrus communis chromosome 13, drPyrComm1.1, whole genome shotgun sequence genomic window carries:
- the LOC137712046 gene encoding cytochrome b561 and DOMON domain-containing protein At3g61750-like: protein MVMMGNSSNSLIMLCYVFMITMMIFLLEPNKRLVNAGRNDIVVLPNFCTTRLNVLQPPYHDIPKSICSSLDWHGYRISFFQDNNAVLTVVLSGMNENSWVGVGVSKDGMMVGSSAVVGWMNRDGRSGTVKQYYLKGRTRNDESIPDKGELKFTNVTPTIVVKDQIIYLGFQLQFSSRLDRQPFLFAAGYGKPGANNILPTHKYRSALLVDFPKGAIRIGFVDSRKVKMTHGILTIIGWGIIIPFGASMARYLRECEPLWYYLHSSVQFIGFFVGLSGVAVGRTLYELVHADFNSHRSIGYIVLALSVLQICQFIMRPSRTSKVRKYWNKSHQWVGRSVVVLALVNIFIGLFYGNGGKPFKIFFLCAFSTFVLSQIILEIRLLLQRKRAALTTTADEPPLFQVPPRT, encoded by the exons ATGGTGATGATGGGGAATTCATCAAATTCCTTGATAATGTTGTGCTATGTTTTCATGATCACGATGATGATATTTTTATTAGAGCCAAATAAGAGATTGGTCAATGCTGGTCGGAATGATATCGTAGTACTGCCTAATTTTTGCACAACACGTTTAAATGTTCTCCAGCCACCCTACCATGATATACCGAAATCCATCTGTTCATCCCTCGATTGGCACGGCTACCGTATTAGT TTCTTTCAGGACAATAACGCTGTTCTTACTGTTGTACTGTCGGGAATGAACGAGAACAGTTGGGTCGGAGTCGGGGTGTCAAAGGACGGCATGATGGTCGGTTCGAGTGCCGTGGTGGGATGGATGAACAGAGACGGCAGATCGGGCACAGTAAAGCAATATTATTTGAAAGGACGTACGAGGAATGATGAAAGCATACCAGATAAAGGTGAATTGAAATTCACTAATGTTACACCCACCATTGTTGTCAAGGACCAAATCATTTATCTAGGGTTTCAACTCCAGTTTTCCAGTCGTCTTGATCGTCAACCCTTTCTGTTTGCTGCCGGGTATGGAAAGCCTGGTGCTAACAACATCCTACCAACGCATAAATATAGAAGCGCCTTGTTAGTTGATTTCCCTAAAG GAGCCATTCGTATAGGGTTTGTAGACAGCAGGAAAGTGAAGATGACCCATGGAATACTAACTATTATTGGATGGGGCATAATAATTCCATTCGGAGCATCAATGGCCAGATATCTTAGGGAGTGTGAGCCTTTGTGGTACTACCTTCATTCATCAGTTCAGTTTATAGGTTTCTTTGTGGGGCTTTCTGGTGTGGCTGTTGGAAGGACACTATATGAACTAGTACATGCTGACTTTAACAGCCACAGATCCATAGGGTACATTGTGCTTGCACTCAGTGTTCTTCAG ATATGCCAGTTTATCATGAGGCCATCCAGGACCTCCAAAGTCAGGAAGTACTGGAACAAGAGCCATCAATGGGTCGGGAGATCGGTGGTCGTGCTTGCTCTTGTCAATATTTTCATTGGTCTCTTTTATGGAAATGGAGGGAAACCttttaagatattttttttgtgcGCCTTTTCTACTTTCGTTTTGTCCCAAATAATTTTGGAAATCCGGCTCTTGCTTCAGAGGAAAAGAGCAGCACTTACAACTACCGCTGATGAGCCTCCTCTTTTTCAAGTTCCTCCACGAACTTAG